One part of the Tunicatimonas pelagia genome encodes these proteins:
- a CDS encoding glycerophosphodiester phosphodiesterase — protein MKVRLFFLVVLFSTVLFITQTKGQGSNLPLDIQGHRGCRGLLPENTIPAFIEAVKLGVTTLELDVVISQDRQVVVSHEPFLSHIICHTAEGQPIAEEEEKEHNLYQMPYQEIARCDCGSSPHPKFPEQENFPAHKPLLSDVIDTVEQLIAAQNLAPVLYNIETKSNPKGDNIFHPAPDKFTDLLLSVIQEKGIESRVVIQSFDVRTLQQVRKKQPSLPLALLVENTNSLEENLATLGFTPKIYSPNFRVVDQSLLDLAQQKGMKVIPWTVNDPKDIQQMIDLQVDGIISDYPDRVIKITGQ, from the coding sequence ATGAAAGTTCGCCTCTTTTTTCTAGTTGTGCTTTTTTCTACCGTATTGTTTATTACCCAGACAAAGGGGCAAGGCTCTAACCTACCGCTAGATATTCAGGGGCACCGCGGTTGTAGAGGATTGCTTCCAGAAAATACCATTCCGGCCTTTATTGAAGCGGTTAAGCTCGGTGTAACCACCCTAGAACTGGACGTAGTGATCTCTCAAGACCGACAAGTAGTTGTTTCTCACGAACCGTTTCTCTCCCACATAATTTGTCATACTGCCGAAGGTCAACCTATTGCCGAGGAAGAAGAGAAAGAGCATAATCTTTATCAGATGCCTTATCAAGAAATTGCTCGCTGTGATTGTGGGAGTAGCCCTCATCCGAAGTTTCCTGAACAAGAAAACTTCCCAGCTCATAAACCGCTGCTCAGCGATGTGATTGATACGGTTGAGCAACTGATTGCCGCTCAAAACCTAGCTCCGGTGCTTTACAATATCGAGACTAAATCTAACCCGAAAGGCGATAATATTTTTCATCCAGCCCCAGATAAATTTACCGACTTATTGCTATCTGTAATTCAAGAAAAAGGCATTGAAAGTCGAGTGGTTATTCAGTCGTTTGATGTCCGTACGCTACAGCAAGTACGGAAAAAGCAACCTTCGCTACCATTGGCACTGTTAGTCGAGAACACTAATTCTTTAGAGGAAAACTTAGCTACGTTAGGCTTCACCCCGAAAATTTACAGCCCCAACTTTCGGGTAGTTGACCAATCTCTGCTCGATCTGGCTCAGCAAAAAGGCATGAAAGTAATTCCCTGGACAGTCAATGATCCAAAGGATATTCAGCAAATGATTGATTTACAAGTTGACGGAATTATTTCCGACTATCCTGACCGAGTAATCAAGATTACGGGGCAGTAA
- a CDS encoding chromosome segregation protein SMC, translating to MEETTHSDTSNGSNKRKILFIVIGLLVLTNLVVLFLFYQNNQEKADELQTSQTELQETYAKLESISNELDLKIQEIQKLGGDVEELRLIRETLEQEKEQLQNDQVLAQKRYNQINARVEGYRELLINKDKEIAQLQEENKVLFAENTELKEEQQELNKTITQINSDKDQLAEKVAVASQLEAENIKVIGLNSRGKGKERDRYRSSQLEQVQVTFNIAKNEVAEIKGRDIFVRIIEPNGNVIFDVAKGSGTFMLDSEEIFYTMKKDILFDNTGQALSFIYEKGSDYTEGRHQVEIYADDYIIGTANFDVR from the coding sequence ATGGAAGAGACCACTCATTCCGATACCAGCAATGGCTCAAATAAGAGAAAAATACTATTCATCGTTATTGGCTTACTGGTACTTACCAACTTGGTAGTGCTTTTCTTATTTTACCAAAACAACCAAGAAAAAGCCGACGAGTTACAAACTAGTCAGACCGAATTACAAGAAACCTACGCCAAACTAGAATCTATCAGTAACGAACTCGACCTGAAAATTCAGGAGATACAAAAGCTAGGCGGCGATGTGGAGGAGCTACGGCTGATTCGGGAAACACTGGAGCAGGAAAAAGAGCAGTTACAAAACGATCAGGTTCTGGCTCAGAAGCGCTACAACCAAATAAATGCTCGAGTAGAGGGTTATCGTGAGCTTTTAATTAATAAAGATAAAGAGATTGCCCAATTGCAGGAGGAGAACAAAGTCTTGTTTGCCGAGAATACCGAACTGAAGGAGGAACAACAGGAACTGAACAAAACAATCACCCAGATTAATTCGGATAAAGATCAACTGGCTGAAAAGGTAGCGGTAGCTTCTCAGTTGGAGGCAGAAAACATCAAAGTTATCGGATTAAATAGCCGGGGAAAAGGCAAAGAGCGCGATCGCTACCGTAGTAGTCAGCTAGAGCAAGTACAGGTTACTTTTAACATAGCCAAGAACGAGGTAGCTGAGATTAAAGGGCGCGATATATTCGTCCGTATAATTGAACCCAACGGCAACGTGATTTTTGATGTGGCCAAAGGATCGGGTACGTTTATGTTAGACAGCGAAGAAATATTTTATACTATGAAGAAAGATATACTGTTTGACAATACCGGACAGGCACTTTCTTTTATTTACGAAAAAGGCAGCGACTATACCGAAGGACGCCATCAGGTGGAAATTTACGCTGACGACTACATTATTGGTACCGCCAATTTTGACGTACGCTGA
- a CDS encoding methyltransferase domain-containing protein encodes METLNENYWTKRYMLGNTGWDAGSITTPLKTYIDQLHDKNMKILIPGSGNSYEAGYLFEGGFSQVFIVDLSERPLAIFKEQYPTFPAEQILHQDFFTLNDTFDLIIEQTFFCALNPSLRPAYAQKMHELLKPEGRLVGLLFNIPLYQDHPPFGGSQEEYRRYFEPYFHFHTFELAYNSIAPRQGNELFINLKKKET; translated from the coding sequence ATGGAAACGCTAAACGAAAACTATTGGACTAAGCGCTATATGTTGGGCAACACGGGTTGGGATGCCGGTAGTATTACCACTCCCCTAAAAACGTATATTGATCAGTTGCATGACAAAAATATGAAAATTCTGATACCCGGTAGCGGAAACAGCTACGAAGCTGGCTACCTTTTTGAAGGCGGGTTCTCCCAGGTGTTTATTGTAGACCTAAGCGAGCGTCCGTTAGCAATCTTCAAGGAGCAATATCCTACGTTTCCGGCCGAACAGATTTTACATCAGGACTTCTTTACGTTAAACGATACGTTTGACCTGATTATTGAGCAAACGTTCTTCTGCGCGTTAAATCCAAGTCTTCGCCCAGCTTATGCCCAGAAAATGCACGAGCTGCTAAAGCCAGAGGGTAGGTTGGTTGGTTTATTATTTAACATACCACTTTACCAAGATCATCCTCCGTTTGGTGGTAGTCAGGAAGAGTACCGTCGGTATTTTGAGCCATACTTTCACTTTCACACGTTTGAGTTAGCGTATAACTCCATCGCTCCTCGGCAGGGCAACGAGCTGTTTATTAATCTGAAGAAGAAAGAAACGTAA
- a CDS encoding alpha/beta hydrolase codes for MAQSDHYIFAHGLNVRPTVMQLLAEELGCAKDQYTLISLPGHSGEEELSRAVADRWLDSFRDQYNKVCQVHTNIIFVGYSLGGLLMTYLLGDGQIVAPRKQILLAPALAFQQWTKIPTIIPKATFDQVTIPSFTPENYKANPGVSLGAYKVLFTISQELDGMAPDRYNIPTLVFCDRWDELVQAEGLRKFIAAKQLTEWDLVIVPSSFWQRVGKKHLLVAQEYYADSHWKQIRQQIEAFVNG; via the coding sequence ATGGCTCAATCGGATCACTACATCTTTGCCCACGGGCTGAACGTGCGACCAACCGTTATGCAATTGCTGGCTGAAGAATTAGGGTGTGCCAAAGATCAGTACACCCTAATCAGTCTACCGGGGCATAGCGGAGAAGAAGAGCTATCTCGTGCTGTTGCTGACCGTTGGCTCGATAGTTTTCGGGATCAGTACAATAAAGTGTGTCAGGTACATACCAACATTATTTTTGTAGGATACTCTTTAGGAGGTTTACTGATGACGTATTTGCTGGGAGACGGGCAGATCGTAGCTCCGCGTAAACAAATACTGTTGGCGCCAGCGTTGGCCTTTCAGCAGTGGACTAAAATTCCTACCATCATTCCGAAGGCAACCTTCGATCAGGTGACTATCCCCTCATTTACTCCTGAGAATTACAAGGCAAACCCAGGGGTTTCACTGGGAGCTTATAAAGTACTTTTTACGATCAGTCAAGAACTAGACGGTATGGCTCCTGATCGCTATAACATTCCCACCTTAGTTTTCTGCGACCGTTGGGATGAACTAGTGCAGGCTGAGGGCTTACGTAAGTTTATAGCTGCTAAGCAACTTACAGAATGGGATCTTGTTATTGTGCCATCGAGCTTTTGGCAGAGAGTAGGAAAGAAACATCTGCTGGTGGCTCAAGAATATTACGCCGATAGTCATTGGAAGCAAATTCGCCAGCAAATAGAGGCGTTCGTGAATGGATAA
- a CDS encoding DUF2817 domain-containing protein has protein sequence MDKMAYYPVNYHVARTQFRALAVSKKWELHSLAVDESDGLYIDVALWRGSSESLMIHSSGVHGVEAFPGSAVQCAFLSSWEPGSANSPSIALIHCINPFGMRYLRRWNAQNIDLNRNFLPSFDNLPTNPFYDRLSSFLNPQSRNQLSYFTLKAVVLLMKHGLASLQQAVAQGQYNNPVGLFFGGKQPVIENSLLRHFLQQYLSEYKIIRGIDFHTGLGKFNQSSFYLEALFGQETHQQAESIFNQPVIRTDAQTKHSYQMQGSLVAGLRAQYAEQDFWMVTQEVGTVGPVEILRVLRKENFNFHYQSEDQAGARLAVKDAFCPDNNIWRKQAVQSGVQALTQLVKTHSSH, from the coding sequence ATGGATAAGATGGCGTACTATCCGGTTAACTATCATGTAGCTCGTACCCAATTTCGAGCGTTGGCAGTAAGTAAGAAATGGGAGCTTCATTCGTTGGCAGTAGATGAGTCGGACGGGTTATATATTGATGTTGCACTTTGGCGAGGGAGTAGTGAATCATTGATGATTCATAGCTCAGGAGTACACGGTGTGGAGGCATTTCCCGGGTCAGCGGTTCAGTGCGCTTTTTTGAGTTCTTGGGAGCCAGGTTCGGCCAACTCGCCAAGCATTGCACTAATTCACTGCATCAACCCTTTTGGAATGCGATACCTGCGTCGTTGGAATGCTCAGAACATTGATCTCAACCGAAATTTTCTACCTTCCTTCGATAATCTTCCCACCAACCCTTTCTACGATCGATTATCTTCTTTCCTAAATCCTCAGTCTAGAAATCAACTTTCCTATTTTACTCTAAAAGCGGTAGTACTACTGATGAAACATGGTTTAGCCTCATTGCAACAAGCCGTTGCTCAAGGACAATATAACAATCCAGTGGGGTTATTTTTTGGTGGTAAACAACCAGTAATTGAGAATAGCCTACTACGCCATTTTTTACAACAGTACTTGAGTGAGTATAAAATTATTAGAGGCATAGACTTTCATACTGGACTGGGAAAGTTTAACCAGTCTTCTTTTTACTTAGAGGCTCTTTTTGGTCAAGAAACTCATCAACAGGCTGAGAGTATTTTCAATCAGCCAGTGATCAGAACTGATGCTCAAACGAAGCATAGTTATCAGATGCAGGGCAGTTTAGTAGCTGGGCTAAGAGCACAGTACGCTGAACAAGATTTTTGGATGGTGACTCAGGAAGTTGGTACGGTTGGCCCGGTAGAAATCCTACGTGTTTTACGGAAAGAAAATTTCAATTTTCATTATCAGTCTGAGGATCAAGCTGGTGCAAGGTTAGCGGTGAAAGACGCGTTTTGTCCTGATAATAATATATGGCGGAAGCAAGCCGTACAGAGTGGCGTTCAGGCGTTAACTCAGCTAGTAAAGACCCATAGTAGCCATTGA
- a CDS encoding sensor histidine kinase — MPLNRDTRIEAINRALLEIAEGNFRHLAPVSDKFDDIDAIASGVNMLSEELRDTVISRNYLNSVLRGIVDMLIIFDKHLQIKQVNQKVCELLAQPESYFINQPLDILFDGRKAKFITDLKESLRKKKQIYNLEASFKTSGSGRLPVTISLSRLRDNRESIGYVLIAKDLQHIRLTSNALQQKNDELKTLVYRVSHDLKGPLASMQGLLQVIEQTETDLPTLHYYISLIKQSADKLNSTLMGLLEIGITDKTKLNMQSFDINSCGRDVIDSLANYPNREKVEITLAYDSPVTFTSSEKLFRSVLQNLVENSIKYHKYINNTPYIKISTRHSRGGIEIVVKDNGVGMNKAILDRAFDMFYRGNHTSSGSGLGLFIVKSNVEKLGGDLKIKSKPGQGTEVKIYLPSLDKF, encoded by the coding sequence ATGCCCTTAAACAGAGACACGCGAATTGAGGCTATTAACCGGGCATTACTAGAAATTGCTGAAGGTAATTTTCGCCATTTAGCCCCGGTTTCTGATAAGTTTGATGATATTGATGCTATTGCTTCCGGGGTTAATATGCTAAGTGAAGAATTGCGAGATACTGTCATTTCTCGTAACTACCTTAATTCTGTTTTGCGAGGTATTGTGGATATGCTCATTATTTTTGATAAGCATCTACAGATTAAGCAAGTAAACCAGAAAGTGTGTGAGCTATTGGCTCAACCAGAGTCGTACTTCATAAACCAGCCGCTAGACATACTTTTCGACGGAAGAAAAGCAAAGTTTATTACTGATCTCAAAGAATCTTTGCGAAAGAAAAAGCAGATATACAATCTGGAAGCATCATTTAAAACATCGGGTTCGGGCCGACTTCCAGTCACTATTTCATTATCTAGGCTGAGAGATAATCGAGAAAGTATTGGCTACGTGCTCATTGCTAAAGATCTGCAACACATTCGGCTTACATCAAATGCATTACAACAAAAGAATGATGAACTAAAGACACTGGTATACCGAGTTTCTCACGATTTAAAAGGGCCATTGGCTAGTATGCAAGGGTTACTTCAGGTGATTGAACAAACCGAAACAGACCTGCCTACGCTACACTATTACATCTCACTTATTAAGCAGAGTGCCGATAAGCTTAACTCAACGCTCATGGGCCTTCTGGAGATAGGCATCACGGATAAGACCAAATTAAACATGCAATCGTTTGATATCAACTCTTGCGGTCGCGATGTAATTGATAGCTTGGCAAACTACCCAAACCGAGAAAAAGTTGAAATTACGTTAGCGTATGATTCACCTGTAACATTCACCAGCAGCGAAAAACTATTTCGCTCAGTTTTGCAAAACTTAGTAGAGAATAGTATTAAGTACCATAAATACATAAATAATACACCTTATATTAAAATAAGTACCAGACATAGCCGAGGTGGTATTGAAATAGTAGTAAAAGATAATGGGGTAGGAATGAACAAAGCTATTTTAGATCGTGCGTTCGATATGTTTTATCGGGGTAATCATACTTCTTCCGGAAGTGGGTTAGGGCTATTTATTGTAAAGTCTAATGTTGAAAAGTTGGGGGGCGATTTGAAGATAAAAAGCAAGCCAGGTCAGGGCACAGAAGTAAAAATATACCTACCCTCCTTAGATAAATTTTAG
- a CDS encoding DUF7793 family protein, whose amino-acid sequence MENQIYENDFVSLQFLNQVLYAKYKVPIIDVTIARNATAYRMQVTGGRKIPAIVDISSVKHVDKEARTFFSSLEAGKDLLALAVILNNPVTRMMGNFFVKFYRPEYPFMFFTNLAEASKWIEDFTPND is encoded by the coding sequence ATGGAAAATCAGATTTACGAAAATGATTTTGTTTCCCTACAGTTTCTAAACCAAGTACTGTACGCTAAGTACAAAGTCCCAATTATTGATGTCACTATTGCTCGAAATGCTACTGCTTACAGAATGCAGGTTACCGGAGGCCGAAAAATTCCTGCTATTGTTGATATCTCATCAGTAAAGCACGTAGATAAAGAAGCCCGTACTTTTTTCTCTTCTTTAGAGGCTGGTAAAGATTTACTTGCGCTGGCGGTTATTCTCAACAACCCAGTAACGCGTATGATGGGGAATTTTTTTGTAAAGTTTTATCGTCCCGAGTATCCATTTATGTTTTTTACCAACTTAGCGGAAGCTAGCAAGTGGATTGAAGATTTTACACCAAACGATTAG
- a CDS encoding aminotransferase class I/II-fold pyridoxal phosphate-dependent enzyme: MAKSKHNHLLDTIGDLILNAKKEGLVHLYTEGTHFDGRHIQVEGKKLFHFGTTGYLGLEQDQRLKDAAIDAIQRYGTQFPLSKTYVSFVIYKELEKAVRKIYNSPIVITKNSTLAHIGVIPTIVRDEDVLILDQQVHASVQNASQLLKARGTSVQLVKHNDVDMLENTLKRLRNKHQKIWYAADGVYSMFGDVVPLEQLLPLMERYPQLHLYIDDVHGMSWAGKHGAGYVMSKLGTLRERIVLVGTLSKSFGASGGVVAFGDDHLYEAFKVFGGPQTFSAQLEPPSVAAALASANIHLSDEIYDLQQDLAEKVSLCNQLIRKTDLPLIQENVCPVHFIGAALPAVSYEFAKRLMNDGFYVNVATFPVVPVKNTGIRFTISRHNQPEEIEALVAAMQYHYPKALEKEGYSLNQVRKAFKLPIPEEKATEVQPKSQEGLHVEVVDTICKVNPEEWNNLLGERGAFDWNALSFYEDVFTNHSVAHHRWDFIYLLIRDNEGKVVLATFFTAALWKDDVLAAASVSEQAELIRKIDPTYLTSRVLSMGSLITDGDHLYLNREHPLCNNALKAMSTTLESLKEKYRCNTVMVRDIADNDREINHFMHTQGYLQITLPESAVIQKLDWNSQAEYLSRLSSKSRSHIKNDIFKFQSHFDIEAKEKLSAEDLLRSYHLYQDVSNHNFAFNNVEFPFRLFETMNQDSNWEFITFRLKEEFMVAGDDPLVGVVFTYQTKESYCAVLLGMDYQYSREHKVYKQIIFHATMRARALGKERIFLGLTSGQEKKKYGATLIPRVGYLQAQDNYKLELVESMVEVA, from the coding sequence ATGGCGAAATCGAAGCACAATCATCTATTGGATACGATCGGTGACTTAATCCTCAATGCCAAAAAAGAGGGTTTGGTTCACTTATATACCGAAGGTACTCACTTTGATGGTAGACACATTCAAGTTGAGGGAAAGAAGTTATTTCATTTCGGTACTACTGGTTATTTGGGGCTAGAACAAGACCAACGACTGAAGGATGCAGCAATTGATGCTATTCAGCGGTACGGAACACAATTTCCGTTGTCAAAGACCTACGTTTCGTTTGTTATTTACAAAGAACTCGAGAAGGCCGTTCGTAAAATTTATAATAGCCCTATTGTCATTACCAAAAATAGCACACTCGCGCATATTGGGGTAATTCCCACTATTGTTCGCGATGAAGATGTGCTAATTCTTGATCAACAAGTACACGCTAGCGTACAAAATGCCAGTCAACTGCTAAAAGCGCGTGGCACTTCAGTACAGCTTGTGAAGCACAACGACGTGGATATGCTAGAGAACACGCTCAAGCGATTACGTAACAAGCATCAGAAGATTTGGTATGCTGCCGACGGCGTTTATTCAATGTTTGGTGATGTGGTGCCACTCGAGCAATTATTGCCTTTAATGGAACGTTACCCTCAGCTTCATCTGTATATTGATGATGTGCACGGTATGAGTTGGGCCGGAAAGCACGGGGCCGGCTACGTAATGAGTAAACTAGGTACCCTTCGGGAGCGAATAGTACTGGTAGGTACTCTCAGCAAATCGTTTGGTGCGAGTGGGGGAGTAGTAGCGTTTGGTGACGATCACTTATACGAAGCGTTCAAGGTTTTTGGCGGGCCTCAAACATTTTCGGCCCAACTAGAACCCCCGAGCGTAGCCGCCGCGTTGGCTTCGGCAAATATTCATTTATCGGATGAGATTTACGACCTTCAGCAAGATTTGGCGGAGAAAGTAAGCCTTTGCAATCAGCTTATTCGCAAAACTGATTTACCGTTGATTCAGGAAAATGTGTGCCCAGTTCATTTTATTGGGGCAGCACTGCCTGCGGTTTCTTACGAGTTTGCCAAACGACTGATGAACGACGGCTTTTATGTAAATGTTGCTACATTTCCGGTAGTGCCGGTGAAGAATACGGGAATTCGCTTTACCATCTCGCGGCATAACCAGCCCGAAGAAATTGAAGCACTCGTAGCGGCAATGCAATACCACTATCCTAAAGCACTGGAGAAAGAAGGGTATTCATTAAACCAGGTACGAAAAGCGTTTAAATTGCCAATCCCTGAAGAGAAAGCAACTGAAGTGCAGCCTAAATCCCAGGAGGGGCTGCATGTGGAAGTGGTTGACACAATTTGCAAAGTTAATCCTGAAGAATGGAACAACTTGTTGGGTGAACGAGGAGCGTTCGATTGGAATGCGCTTAGTTTCTATGAAGATGTTTTTACTAATCATTCTGTTGCCCACCATCGCTGGGATTTTATCTATCTGCTGATTCGGGATAATGAAGGGAAAGTGGTGCTGGCCACGTTTTTTACGGCGGCACTCTGGAAAGACGATGTGCTAGCTGCTGCTTCGGTATCAGAGCAGGCGGAGCTTATCCGAAAAATTGATCCCACCTATTTAACATCGCGGGTATTGTCCATGGGCTCGCTAATTACCGATGGCGATCATTTATACCTAAACAGAGAGCATCCTCTGTGTAATAATGCTCTAAAGGCGATGAGCACGACACTAGAGTCGCTAAAAGAGAAGTATCGCTGTAATACCGTGATGGTGCGAGATATTGCCGATAATGATCGGGAAATCAATCATTTCATGCATACTCAAGGGTATTTGCAAATAACGTTACCGGAGAGCGCAGTTATCCAAAAGTTAGATTGGAATAGCCAAGCAGAGTACCTCAGCCGACTTTCATCAAAATCCCGCTCTCACATAAAAAACGATATTTTTAAGTTTCAATCACACTTTGATATTGAAGCGAAGGAGAAGCTAAGCGCAGAAGATCTCCTCCGGTCTTACCACCTTTATCAAGATGTTAGCAACCATAATTTTGCATTTAACAATGTAGAGTTTCCTTTCCGGTTGTTTGAAACAATGAACCAAGATTCAAACTGGGAATTTATCACCTTCCGTTTGAAAGAAGAATTTATGGTGGCTGGTGATGATCCACTGGTAGGAGTAGTGTTTACTTACCAAACAAAAGAAAGCTACTGCGCGGTGCTATTGGGAATGGATTATCAGTACTCTCGAGAGCATAAGGTTTATAAGCAGATTATATTTCATGCTACCATGCGCGCCCGCGCTTTAGGAAAAGAGCGAATATTCTTAGGGCTTACATCGGGGCAGGAAAAGAAAAAGTACGGGGCCACGCTAATTCCGCGGGTAGGTTATCTGCAAGCGCAGGATAATTATAAACTAGAGTTGGTAGAATCTATGGTAGAGGTGGCTTAA
- a CDS encoding T9SS type A sorting domain-containing protein: MNRTASSFIIAIVLLSSLAVQAQQPGLRLVPLASTPVTTQARIQQTEALDTVLLLPFWDDFSQPITTDFGVPIPDTLKWMPSSQNTRINAGLPINPPTIGVASFDGVQLDGTPYRSGEEDDASDSLVSRPINLAAVPDGVRNSVYFSFYWQQRGNGEFPDPGDSLRLQFLTNENIWRTVWSQDGGDSLATREFAQEIFPVNDAAYFHERFQLRFQAFSRLTGAFDTWNIDYVYLNQNRSEANTAYLDRAITKPPSSLFGEYTAIPMQQFRANPGQYIGTSSVEFFNLNVELQPIRYSATVRDTVSDIQLVLNDSTAISPVPIGLERDAIFANPLDVSQLDLSIDSLYLETEFSIAAGDTVFNETIDYRVNDTARAVFVLDDWFAYDDGEAEFGVEINQQGGKVAYQFVAPEEGLLTHIDVHFPNLSQNQRTPIQLLVWRSLTDSSEQEVLLRSVNTLSIPDSAYNGFTSYELVVNDIPFYVTVQDTFYIGYEQQSDQFVAVGFDKNTNTGDKLFFNVNGNWVQNRELEGSLMMHPRFDRASANFILSAPPPASEESITSPLKIYPNPTDGVVWIEGQVDQAMVMNLYGQRLQEYVNLAGKASLDLSGLPPGLYIIKINKKGVISSHKILLR; the protein is encoded by the coding sequence TTGAACCGGACTGCCTCATCCTTTATTATTGCTATTGTTTTACTCAGCTCCCTCGCTGTACAAGCCCAGCAGCCGGGGCTACGCTTAGTACCTCTGGCTTCTACTCCCGTAACTACGCAAGCGCGGATTCAGCAAACTGAAGCACTAGATACCGTATTGCTGCTGCCCTTCTGGGATGACTTCTCTCAACCAATCACTACCGATTTTGGGGTTCCTATTCCGGATACCCTAAAGTGGATGCCATCTAGTCAAAATACCCGAATCAATGCGGGCTTACCGATCAATCCGCCAACGATTGGCGTTGCTTCTTTTGATGGGGTACAGCTTGACGGCACGCCTTACCGTTCTGGTGAGGAAGACGATGCTAGTGATAGTTTGGTTTCCCGCCCTATTAATTTAGCTGCGGTGCCAGATGGTGTAAGAAATTCGGTCTACTTTAGTTTTTACTGGCAGCAGCGGGGCAATGGAGAATTTCCTGACCCCGGCGACTCGCTTCGTCTTCAGTTTCTTACCAATGAAAATATTTGGCGTACTGTCTGGAGTCAAGATGGTGGCGACTCATTGGCTACCCGAGAATTTGCTCAGGAAATATTTCCTGTTAACGATGCCGCTTACTTTCACGAGCGGTTTCAGCTTCGTTTTCAGGCATTTAGCCGGCTTACGGGTGCCTTCGACACCTGGAATATTGATTATGTGTACCTGAATCAAAATCGCTCTGAAGCAAACACCGCTTACTTAGATCGAGCAATTACCAAACCACCTAGTTCGTTATTTGGAGAATATACTGCTATTCCGATGCAGCAGTTTAGAGCCAATCCAGGTCAGTACATTGGTACCTCTTCGGTAGAATTTTTTAATCTGAATGTAGAACTCCAGCCTATCCGTTACTCAGCAACAGTGCGCGATACAGTAAGCGACATCCAGTTGGTACTGAACGACTCAACCGCCATTAGTCCCGTACCAATAGGACTAGAGCGAGACGCCATTTTTGCTAACCCGTTGGACGTTAGCCAACTCGACCTCAGTATTGATTCTCTGTACTTGGAAACCGAATTTTCTATTGCTGCTGGTGACACGGTGTTTAATGAAACCATTGATTACCGGGTGAACGATACAGCTCGCGCTGTTTTCGTACTGGATGACTGGTTTGCCTACGATGACGGCGAGGCAGAATTTGGAGTAGAGATTAATCAGCAAGGCGGGAAAGTGGCGTATCAGTTTGTGGCACCCGAAGAAGGTTTACTCACCCATATTGACGTTCACTTCCCCAATTTATCTCAAAACCAACGAACTCCCATTCAGCTACTGGTGTGGCGTTCGCTAACCGACTCTAGCGAACAAGAAGTATTACTTCGCTCGGTAAATACTTTATCTATTCCTGACTCGGCGTACAACGGTTTCACTTCTTACGAGCTAGTGGTTAACGATATTCCGTTCTACGTCACCGTGCAAGATACTTTCTACATTGGCTACGAACAGCAAAGCGACCAATTTGTAGCGGTCGGCTTCGATAAGAATACCAATACTGGCGATAAGCTATTTTTCAATGTAAACGGCAATTGGGTGCAAAACCGAGAGCTGGAAGGGAGCCTAATGATGCACCCTCGCTTTGATCGGGCTAGTGCCAATTTTATTCTTAGCGCACCACCCCCTGCTTCTGAGGAGAGCATTACTTCTCCCCTAAAAATCTACCCTAACCCTACCGACGGAGTTGTTTGGATAGAGGGACAGGTTGATCAAGCAATGGTGATGAACTTGTACGGTCAAAGACTACAGGAGTACGTTAATCTTGCGGGTAAAGCTTCTTTAGACCTCTCCGGACTACCGCCAGGTTTATACATTATCAAAATCAATAAAAAAGGGGTAATTAGCTCTCACAAAATTCTGCTTCGCTAA